Proteins from a single region of Oryza brachyantha chromosome 6, ObraRS2, whole genome shotgun sequence:
- the LOC102704710 gene encoding histone deacetylase 1 translates to MDASAGGGGNSLPTTGADGAKRRVCYFYDAEVGNYYYGQGHPMKPHRIRMTHALLAHYGLLDQMQVLKPHPARDRDLCRFHADDYVSFLRSVTPETQQDQIRALKRFNVGEDCPVFDGLYSFCQTYAGGSVGGAVKLNHGHDIAINWAGGLHHAKKCEASGFCYVNDIVLAILELLKYHQRVLYVDIDIHHGDGVEEAFYTTDRVMTVSFHKFGDYFPGTGDIRDIGHSKGKYYSLNVPLDDGIDDESYQSLFKPIMGKVMEVFRPGAVVLQCGADSLSGDRLGCFNLSIRGHAECVRFMRSFNVPLLLLGGGGYTIRNVARCWCYETGVALGHELTDKMPPNDYYEYFGPDYTLHVAPSNMENKNTRQQLDDIRSRLLDNLSKLRHAPSIQFQERPPEAELPEQDEDQDDPDERHHADSDVEMDDVKPLDDSGRRTSIQNVRVKRESAETDAIDQDGNRVTAEHTKGTEPVADGVGSSKQTVPNDASAMAIDEPGTLKVEGDNSNKLQDQPSVHQKP, encoded by the exons atgGACgcctcggccggcggcggggggaacTCCCTGCCGACGACCGGCGCGGACGGGGCGAAGCGCCGGGTGTGCTACTTCTACGACGCGGAGGTGGGGAACTACTACTACGGGCAGGGCCACCCGATGAAGCCCCACCGCATCCGGATGACCCACGCGCTGCTCGCCCACTACGGCctcctcgaccagatgcaggTGCTCAAGCCCCACCCGGCCCGCGACCGCGACCTCTGCCGCTTCCACGCCGACGACTacgtctccttcctccgctCCGTCACCCCGGAGACCCAGCAGGACCAGATCCGCGCGCTCAAGCGTTTCAACGTCGGCGAGGACTGCCCCGTCTTCGACGGCCTCTACAGCTTCTGCCAGACCTACGCCGGCGGCTCCGTCGGGGGCGCCGTCAAGCTCAACCACGGCCACGACATCGCTATCAACTGGGCCGGCGGTCTCCACCACGCGAAGAAGTGCGAGGCCTCCGGCTTCTGCTACGTCAACGACATCGTCCTCGCCATCCTTGAGCTCCTCAAGTACCACCAG CGTGTTCTTTATGTGGATATCGATATCCACCATGGGGATGGTGTGGAAGAGGCATTTTACACGACGGACAGGGTGATGACGGTCTCATTCCATAAGTTTGGGGATTATTTCCCGGGGACGGGGGACATTCGCGATATTGGGCACTCCAAGGGGAAGTATTACTCCCTAAATGTCCCATTGGATGATGGTATTGATGATGAGAGCTACCAGTCCTTGTTCAAGCCCATCATGGGGAAGGTGATGGAGGTTTTTCGCCCTGGCGCGGTTGTTCTCCAGTGTGGCGCAGACTCTTTGTCTGGTGACAGGTTGGGTTGCTTCAACCTATCAATCAGGGGGCATGCGGAATGTGTGAGATTCATGAGGTCCTTCAACGTCCCGCTGTTACtgcttggtggtggtgggtatACCATAAGAAATGTTGCACGATGTTGGTGCTATGAG ACAGGAGTTGCACTTGGTCATGAGCTCACTGACAAGATGCCTCCAAATGATTATTATGAGTATTTTGGTCCAGATTATACACTTCATGTTGCACCAAGTAACATGGAGAACAAAAACACACGCCAGCAATTGGATGATATAAGATCAAGACTCCTTGATAATCTTTCAAAACTTCGACATGCTCCTAGCATCCAATTTCAAGAGCGACCCCCTGAGGCTGAGCTACCTGAG CAAGATGAAGACCAAGATGATCCTGATGAAAGACACCATGCTGATTCTGATGTGGAAATGGATGATGTCAAACCTTTGGATGACTCAGGAAG GAGGACCAGTATTCAGAATGTGAGAGTTAAGAGAGAGTCTGCTGAAACAGATGCCATAGATCAg GATGGTAATAGAGTCACTGCAGAGCACACGAAGGGCACAGAACCTGTGGCTGATGGAGTTGGTTCCTCGAAACAAACTGTT CCTAACGATGCAAGTGCGATGGCCATAGATGAACCAGGCACCCTAAAAGTTGAGGGAGATAACTCAAACAAATTGCAGGATCAACCTTCGGTGCACCAGAAGCCATAG
- the LOC102704427 gene encoding pectate lyase-like, giving the protein MEGFRWSKPAAGSLVLYAVFLLSAAATSEANIGDYDEHWQKRKLMADAAAEATYKRDPFEVTNDFNRAVHRSEEKETARRSLMLSKRKKFAGPCKATNPIDRCWRCRDDWATDRKRLARCAQGFGRNTTGGLAGKFYVVTDGTDDDVVNPRPGTLRWGVIQDEPLWIIFGKNMIINLKEELMIGNDKTVDGRGAQVRITNGAQVTVQNSNNVIIHNIHVHDIVLGKGGMIRDSPEHFGFRTQSDGDGITIFGSTNVWLDHLSLSNCQDGLIDVIAKSTGVTISNCHLTNHNDVMLFGSSDSFSEDQIMQITVAFNHFGRGLVQRMPRCRWGFFHVVNNDYTHWLMYAIGGSKNPTIISQGNRYIAPPNLAAKQITKQLGAEESEWKNWVWHSEEDLFMEGAYFTTSGGAIRTSINKKDLIKPKPGSYVTRLTRFAGSIPCRPGKPC; this is encoded by the exons ATGGAGGGGTTCCGGTGGAGCAAGCCGGCGGCCGGCTCCCTGGTGCTGTACGCCGTGTTCTTgctgtcggcggcggccacgtcgGAGGCGAACATCGGCGACTACGACGAGCACTGGCAGAAGCGTAAGCTCAtggcggacgccgccgccgaggccaccTACAAGCGTGACCCTTTCGAGGTCACCAACGACTTCAACCGCGCCGTCCACAG ATcggaggagaaggagacggcgaggaggagcctGATGCTGTCGAAGAGGAAGAAGTTCGCGGGGCCGTGCAAGGCGACGAACCCGATCGACCGGTGCTGGAGGTGCCGCGACGACTGGGCGACGGACAGGAAGCGGCTGGCGCGGTGCGCGCAGGGGTTCGGGCGGAACACGACCGGCGGGCTGGCCGGGAAGTTCTACGTGGTGACGGACGGGACGGACGACGACGTGGTGAACCCGCGGCCGGGGACGCTGCGGTGGGGGGTGATCCAGGACGAGCCGCTGTGGATCATCTTCGGGAAGAACATGATCATCAACCTGAAGGAGGAGCTGATGATCGGGAACGACAAGACGGTGGACGGGCGCGGGGCGCAGGTGCGGATCACCAACGGCGCGCAGGTGACGGTGCAGAACTCCAACAACGTCATCATCCACAACATCCACGTCCACGACATCGTGCTGGGCAAGGGCGGCATGATCCGCGACTCGCCGGAGCACTTCGGCTTCCGCACCCagtccgacggcgacggcatcaCCATCTTCGGCTCCACCAACGTGTGGCTCGaccacctctccctctccaACTGCCAGGACGGCCTCATCGACGTCATCGCCAAGTCCACCGGCGTCACCATCTCCAACTGCCACCTCACCAACCACAACGACGTCATGCTCTTCGGCTCCAGCGACTCCTTCTCCGAGGACCAGATCATGCAGATCACCGTCGCCTTCAACCACTTCGGCCGCGGCCTCGTCCAGCGAATGCCCCG ATGCCGATGGGGATTCTTCCATGTGGTGAACAACGACTACACGCACTGGCTGATGTACGCCATCGGGGGGAGCAAGAACCCGACGATCATCAGCCAGGGGAACCGGTACATCGCGCCGCCGAACCTGGCGGCGAAGCAGATCACCAAGCAGCTCGGGGCGGAGGAGTCGGAGTGGAAGAACTGGGTGTGGCACTCGGAGGAGGACCTGTTCATGGAGGGCGCCTACTTCACCACCTCCGGCGGCGCCATCCGCACCAGCATCAACAAGAAGGACCTCATCAAGCCCAAGCCCGGCTCCTACGTCACCAGGCTCACGCGCTTCGCCGGCTCCATCCCCTGCAGGCCCGGCAAGCCctgctag
- the LOC102704152 gene encoding uncharacterized protein LOC102704152: MARPPPFLHQPLPLLLLLAVSSLTPAATATAAFAGLDSFLATAAARDPSAGNDTFGALPAALLRQLSAPSPRLPSRLLSLSAQVPVTVRLAGASFPPSAGRLLESFVSSAVSSSQFLSSRRPHRLALSHKIHLDVAAPSASSQLASRAGAAVRAHLDSSPAPFHTTALSSVPYSVVDDLVAEDYRALVDSGSAPSFYIYLLNLGPQPRPYAYTAASSSADSHSPGFSRCLAPVWAGKERYIWIDLGAGPVDYGPALSGEGVLPRGEFHPLAALHGRPKSEKALVADLASLVLSAYKSLLVPSLRIPVHYESSLLVQFFHIHGHERDPAGLDWSSIEQSIRDGDLPYDGQSLKFDLHRIRYSDCPICSFAVARSTTSFTSRFLFDNYTLIVSEYLDSKRMRQVLSDSLDELHRVAGVQQNDDYDKVVPVFVFDLEYDKLLLLDRYHQAVAFRDMVIAVRTRSSQTVSDYSCNGRHVITMTRNLDRPIIASVLQSMWGVSPTHQSWSPEHNATVVDYTWSTGHTPFGPFSETKSLSFVQKDAARRNVLLTTLNYTITSAIDVLESLAAHGGESILLRRKRHVEFIQRWNLLSYKLEKVVSAMSRLDYKKAMYFLRSSDHDLYAIHTLVYQASQELEASLVCFKDPPFPWLSVSMSGIFVFSFFYVYSKRDKLFRSKRKQF, from the coding sequence ATGGCTCGACCTCCGCCCTTCCTCCACCAACCCCTCCCCTTACTCCTCCTGCTCGCCGTCTCCTCGCTCAcgcccgccgccacggcgaccGCGGCGTTCGCCGGCCTCGACTCCTTCCTGGCAACCGCGGCCGCCCGCGACCCCTCCGCGGGGAACGACACCTTCggcgccctccccgccgcgctCCTCCGCCAGCTCTCGGCGCCGTCCCCTCGCCTCCcctcccgcctcctctccctctccgcaCAGGTCCCCGTCACcgtccgcctcgccggcgcgtcGTTCCCGCCCTCCGCGGGCCGCCTTCTCGAATCCTTCGTCAGCTCCGCTGTCTCCTCCTCGCAGTTCCTCTccagccgccgcccccaccgcctcgcGCTCTCCCACAAGATCCACCTCGACGTTGCCGCCCCCTCCGCGTCGTCCCAGCTCGCGTCGCGAGCCGgagccgccgtgcgcgcgcacCTCGACTCCTCCCCGGCGCCCTTCCACACCACCGCCCTCTCCTCCGTTCCCTACTCCGTTGTCGACGACCTCGTTGCCGAGGACTACCGCGCGCTCGTCGACTCCGGCTCCGCCCCGTCCTTCTACATCTACCTGCTCAACCTTGGGCCGCAGCCGCGCCCGTACGCCTACACCGcggcctcgtcgtcggccgATTCCCATTCTCCTGGCTTCTCCCGCTGCCTCGCCCCTGTCTGGGCTGGCAAGGAGCGCTACATTTGGATCGACCTCGGTGCAGGGCCGGTGGACTACGGGCCTGCGCTCTCCGGCGAAGGTGTGCTCCCCCGTGGCGAGTTCCACCCTCTCGCTGCACTCCACGGCCGGCCCAAGTCAGAGAAGGCGCTTGTTGCCGATCTTGCCTCGCTGGTTCTCAGTGCCTACAAGTCTTTGCTAGTGCCTTCGCTCAGAATCCCCGTGCATTATGAGAGCTCGTTGCTAGTTCAGTTCTTCCACATCCATGGACACGAGAGGGATCCGGCGGGGCTTGATTGGAGTTCAATTGAACAGTCCATTCGTGATGGGGATCTGCCATACGATGGGCAGAGCTTGAAGTTTGATTTGCACAGGATCAGGTATTCTGACTGCCCAATTTGCTCGTTTGCAGTTGCGCGGTCGACAACCTCGTTTACGTCGAGGTTCTTGTTTGATAACTACACACTGATAGTAAGTGAATATTTGGACTCGAAACGGATGAGGCAGGTGCTGTCTGACTCATTGGATGAGTTGCACAGAGTGGCTGGTGTTCAACAAAATGATGACTATGACAAGGTTGTGCCAGTGTTTGTGTTTGACTTGGAATATGATAAGCTTCTACTGCTAGATAGGTACCACCAGGCGGTGGCTTTTCGTGATATGGTGATTGCTGTGAGGACAAGGAGCTCACAGACGGTCAGTGACTACAGCTGTAACGGTCGACATGTGATTACAATGACTAGGAATCTTGACCGGCCGATCATCGCTTCAGTTCTGCAGAGCATGTGGGGTGTGTCACCGACACACCAGTCATGGAGCCCTGAACACAATGCTACTGTCGTTGATTACACTTGGAGCACTGGACATACACCATTTGGGCCATTTTCAGAGACCAAATCGCTTTCTTTTGTGCAGAAAGACGCAGCTCGTAGGAATGTTCTTCTTACAACTTTGAACTACACAATCACAAGTGCTATTGATGTTTTGGAGTCATTGGCTGCCCATGGCGGGGAGAGTATACTCCTTAGGAGGAAAAGGCATGTTGAATTCATTCAAAGATGGAATCTGCTCTCTTATAAGTTGGAGAAGGTGGTCTCAGCCATGTCCCGCCTGGACTACAAGAAAGCTATGTACTTTCTGAGATCTTCAGATCATGATCTGTATGCCATCCACACTTTGGTGTATCAGGCATCTCAGGAGCTGGAGGCTTCTCTGGTTTGCTTCAAAGATCCACCATTTCCCTGGTTGTCAGTTTCCATGTCTGGAATTTTTGTTTTCAGTTTCTTTTATGTTTACTCAAAGAGGGATAAATTGTTCAGGAGCAAAAGGAAACAGTTCTGA